Within the Stenotrophomonas maltophilia genome, the region GCAGCACCCTGGCTGCGCAACGCCATGGACCTGTCGCTGGTGACGCTGCTGCGCCGCGAGGACGTGGTTACGGTGAAGTTCGCCGACATGCGCGACGGCCACCTGTGGGTGGTGCCGTCGAAAACCGAGGGCTCGACGAACGTTCGACTACAGATCGCTGTGGCTGGCCCGCTGCTCGACCTGCTGGCCCGGTGCCGCGATGACGTGGTTTCGCCGTTCGTGATCCACCGCCTGCCGGAAAAGGCCAGGCCCAGCGACAAGCGCGCGAAGGACCGCGCGCACCACACGCAGGTGTTGCCCGAGCAGCTGTCGCGTGCATTCGCAAAGGCGCGCGATGCTGCCGGCGTGGGTGGCGATGCGCCGCCAACCTTCCATGAGATCCGCAGCCTGGGCGGCGCGCTGCTGCGCGATGCGGGCTGGACCACGGAACAGATTCAAGCGCTGATGGGGCACGGCAACGCGTCGATGACTGAGCATTACCTGGGTGGCCATGAAGCGCCGTGGCAGCCGGTCACCACGGGTATCGCGCTGCCTCGATAGGGTGGCGATAGGGTGGTAATAGGGTGCACAACGAAAAAGGGCCTGCACCGCATGGCGCAAGCCCTTGTTCTATCGCTGCTTTTGGTCGGGACGGCCGGATTCGAACCGACGACCCTCTGCCCCCCAGGCATCGTTACAGATAGGACCATCCTTTTGATCTATAAGGGTTTCGGGGCTGCGCGAGGCATCCCAAAAGTGCAGATTGCGCCCCAATACGATCAATCACTTACGCGCGGATAGGGTGCAGCCTGCCCCTACCCGATCCAGCCGAATGGCGGATCCTGGTCGGCCTTGGCCAGCCGGTTCCCCCGGACCTTCTCCTGCCACGCCAGGATCTTGGCCACATCCTCCCGCAGCCTTTCCTCGTGCCTGGCCACCCACAGCTCGGCCCCTGCCCGGCCCTGCTCGTAGCTGCTGCACCAGCGGAACGGACCGCCGGGGCCATGCCGATGCCGGTCCAGCGAGGCGATCCAGATCCCGTCGTTCACCCGCTGGGCCATGGCCACCACCCACACGCTGTGGCAGGCAATCACGGTGAGCGGGTCGTTCGGCAGGCTGGCAGACCTGGTCGTCCAGCGGAAATCGGCGGGGAGCGGCATGGCCGGGAGGATACGGCCGGCCGTCGCAGATCCTGCGAACGGGCCGGCCACCTCCCTGAATCGTTTGGGCTACCAATTGTTAGCCCTGCATCGGCAGCTTGACGAAATCGTCAATTTGCCCGAATCGCGGGGCCGAGTCTTGCTCGGCCCTGCCATCTACCTCACTTCAGCATGATGCCTCGCGGCGCCAAACGGGCGCGACTGTGGGAATACACGCTCATCATCTGGGCGGCAGAATCGGCCAGGTTGGGCTTGATCAGCAGCTCGCCGACCCGGAGGTCTGCAGGGGTGTAGGTGCTGGAGCTGTTGAGCGGGTTGCCGATGGCGATGTGATTGCTCCCCGAGACCGCCTGAACTGCGGGCCACACGACCTCGTAAACCACGCTACCGACGCTGGTCAGGGTCTTCGAGACTCCTGCCTCCACTCGCTTCGAAAGGCCCAGGAATATCCAGTCCCCCACCGCCGTATTGGCTGGCACGCCATGGTTCACCAGTACGGTTCCACTGGAGTTGCGCAGAATCGTACAGACGTTGCCGTTGCCGTCGATCCAGATGCCAGCGCCCTGGCTAGCGAGGCTGATGTTTCCGACCACAATCACATTCTTTCCAGAGACTGGGGCATAGCGCACGGCCGCGTAGAAGGTCTGGACGGTGGCATCGGCAACGCTGGAGATCAGTGCGTTCTGGTAGCTCGGCAGGTTGACGTAGTTGGATCCCCATGTATGCGAAACGCCCTGTGCGGTGAGCGTCGCATCACCACCGTATGGTACAAGGCTCGACCCATCGCCTCCCAGCAGCCAATGCGCGTAGCCAGGCTCGGGTGCTGGCGTGTACGGATACAGCTGGGTTGCTCCATTGATGATTGGTGCGCCCGGAGTGTCCTGGCCGAGCGGATAGACGGGGAAGATGTAAGGCATGTCAGGCTCCTTTACGCCGGAATCACATCGCACTGGAAGTGCGGAGAGACGTTGTAGAGCGGGTACTCAGTACCCGCGAATGTGAAGGATGAGGGATCGCTATCAACCAGGTTCCCGCCTGCGGACCCCGCATAGTTCACCTGGCCAGCCGGAAGGTAGTCGAGGCCGTAGCGCAGCTGCACGGCTCCTGTCGGAACAGACACCAACGTGATCACCACTTCATCGCCGGCCTTGCTGATGCCGACACTCTCGATCGCGCAGCCGCCGTTGGCATCGCGGACCAGGAAACCAAAGTCAGTGGTCTGGCGCAGATTGCCATCTGCGAGGAGACGAAGAGGCGCCACGGGAATTTCCTTCGGCTTGTACCTCAGCACCCTGCCGCTGACCGTTGCGAAGCCAACCCGCATCCACGTTGGGCGCTGCCCATCCAGAAGCTGCTTTACCTTCTTCGCCGCGTACTCTCCAACCCAGTAGCTACCCAATGCAGTCAGGTGGCCATCCGAGGCGAGCGGCAGGTGGTAGAGCGCAGTGAGGTGGAACGCTCCCGGCGTCTGCTCGCAGAAAGTGATCTGGTCCATTGTCGCGTGGGGGCGCTCCCGCAGGGTCCGCGCGAAGGTCTGGTAGACACCGATCCATGGAACAAAGCTGGACCCGGTCGCGGCCTGTACCTTTGCAGAAACCGCCTCGTGCAATTGCTGCAGCTTCGCCAGATAGACGCCCCCAGCCATCGCCGCGTCCGCATTGTCGCCCTCGCCCTGCATGTAGATCCAGCACGGCAGGCTGTAGGTCAAGCCGGCGCCCAGAGATAGAACGCGCGCCTGGTCAACGGCGTCGCGCAGCACCTGGAACCACTCGCCGAGGTCCGATGATCCACCCGGCAACAGGTTATTGATGCTGGCACTACCCTTGCCATTGGCCGTGGCCAGCCAGCGCGGGCCGGCGGTCCGCCAATCCACACCACCCAGCGCGAGGCGTCGCGTCAGGCCGTTCGCCCACGCCGAGCAGGGTGTTTCGCCGTGCTGCGGGCTGGCCACGCCGTCACCTGTCAGGGTGTTTTCGATCAGGGGCACCAGTGAATCCATGCCCGGCAGCTGGCCAACGCTTCCGGCCTTGGTCGATCTGGGCCCCTGCGCGAAGGTGAGGTTGAGGAAAGGTTGCCCGGTGCTGGCCGGCGGAATGCTGTTTACGCCGTTGCTCAGCGATTGCCCGTATGTCATCAGGTGCATGACGCCCGTCACTGGCACTGGCTGAATAGCTACAACAGGCGCCCATCGCAGAGATTGGCTGACAGCGGACTCGCCATTCACCAGAAGCGACTTTGCGTCCACGTCGTACTGTACGTTGGCCACTACGTCGCCAGCCCCGTTGGTCGTTCCCACCAAGGGAATACGCCTAGATGCTGGTGCCGAGTAGGTATCTGTCCCCATCGTGCCGGCCAGGTTCGCGTTGATCTGCATTTCCGCTGCTGGACCGTCGAGCAACGGGGATCCATTCAACAGGACCGTCCTCATGTCGACGTCATACATCACGTTCCCGACAACATCGCCGACAACGTTCGTGGTGCCGGCAATCGGAATTCTGCGCATCAACGGAACGGAGTAGGAATCGGAAAGGTACTGCTGGGTCTGGATGAGGTCTGCCTGGTCTGCCTTCTGAGTCAGCATGTCGGCGCGGAGAAACTCCCAGGCGGATCCAGTCCAGCGGTATTGACCAGCGCCGGTACCGTTCAACGCGAAACCACCCTGCCCGATGTACGAGCCAGATACGGCCTGCAAATCGGCCAGGGTGTTTGCATAGATCGCCTGCGTCTGCTGCCCATCGACAAGCCCGTCGATCTGCGTCTGCAGCTGCGTCTGCGACGCGGCAATTTCAGCCTGCAGCTGCTCAGTCGCCGAATTCAGCTGGATGGGTTGCACAGCGGAATCTGCCCTGATCCCCTGCGCAGCATTGGCGAAGGCCTCCTTGGCTTCGTATGCGGCGCTCTGGATACCGTCGGTGATGCCAACGACAATCCGCACCTTGTAGTCCAAGGACTCAGGATCGACCGATCCATCGACCCCCACCTTGCGCTGAATGGCCTCCAGCGCATCGTTTGCATCACCGTGCTGCTGCGAGTGCGTACGCGCCTGCGCCTGGCTGCTGTCCGGTCGCGGGTTGTCGAAGGCGTCGATGTCTTCGGGGAAGCGAGTCGCCATGGGGCTCTCCTATCGGTCGAACTCGTAGCCGACCAGGTTGATGGAAACGGAACCGGTCAGGAGCGCGATGATCCCGCCGAGAATGTTGGTAGCGCTCAGCAGCACGGTGAACTGCCGATTGGCGTCCAGGGTCACGTCCAGCACCGGGCAGCTGCCGGCAATGGCCGCGTACTGGTAATTGGAAGGCGAGGGCGCGCCGACGTCCGACCGCGAGGTGTAGAGCGTGAAACTCGATGGATTCAGCACCTGCACGATCGCGCGAGTGGCAGTAGACGGCAGAACCGAGGACAGATCGATGGTCTGCGGAGTGGTCGACACCAGGCCAGACAAGAGGGTCACCGGGACCGATCCGGCCGCGCTGGCGGCATCCAGCATCACGCGGTTGCCCATCTCGGCCGGCCGGGTGTGGCGGCCAGGCCGCAGCACGCCGCTGGCATTGGTGCGGCCGGAGATCAGGTAGCGGCGCGTCGGGTCGCCGGTCTTGTAGCGGGCCGTGCCCAGGTACGGTGCCGCCGGCGCCACGGTGCTGGCTTCCAGCGCGCCCACGCCGCCGCCGCTGTCGTAGCCATACAGGTGGAAAAACGTGTTGGGCTGGCCGGTGGGGATGTCCACCGAGGCCGTGCCGTCGAACAGCATGCGGATGGGACCCGGCAGATAGCACATGCCAGGCGACACGCTCACCGTGCGGCCGTTGAGGCCCACCGAGGCCTGCAACCCGCGGATGATCGAAATGGATGGATCGAGGGCCATCAGTTTGCGATGCTCCGGTCGGAGAAGCGGCGCCACTTCGTGCCGGTGGCCACAGTAGCGTCGTACCAGCACAGCTCACGGCCGCCGCTCAGGTCGGTGATGCCCACCACCTGGAAGTCCTGCACGCCAGTCAGCGCGTTGGCAGCGGCCAATGTCATGGCGGGAGCGGCCGCAGGTGCTGCGCCAAGGTCGGCCAACGTCAGCACCACCGTGCCCGTCTTGCCGTTTACCGACTGCACCGGTGCTGCGGGCATCAGCAGCTGGGTCCAGTCAGCCATCGTGCCGCTGGTACCGCCGTTCTGGATGTAGGTGCGGTTCTGGTCCGTGCGGACGGCTACGTCGCCCTCCTCCACCACCAGCGCCAGCTGCGCGGCCTCACTGTTCACCACATAGGTGGCCGTGATCGCAAGCGCCGGCAGGTACTGCGTCGGGATCTTGCTGGCGGCGTCCAGCGGCGTAATACCGTTGGGCTGGCCCTTCTGCGCAGCGATGCGCGCATCGGCCCGTGCATCAGCACGCGCGGCGGTGAAGTACAGATTGCTCCCGCCCTCGGCCAAGTCGTCGGTTGTCGCTGCCGCGGTGGCGATGACGCGGCCGTACACGTCGCGGGTGATCTTCAACAGCGCCTGGCCGTCTTCGGTGTTCCCAACTTCTTCCAGCCGCACCACAGTGTCGCCATCGCGGCCATTACCGTTGACGACGGTGATGCCGCCGCCGGCACGGAAGGTCCGCATGCGCCAGTCGGCAGGGCCGACCAGAACCGGGTAGCCAATACCCGACAGCTGGGCCAAGGCGTTGATGTTGCGCGGGATGCCGGACAGGCTGTCCCAGGGCGTGCTGCTGCTCCCGCCGCCACCGAGCCCCAGCGACGCCGGATCGATCAGCGTCTCCCCATCTGGTCCGTACAGGTTGACGCCCACGATGGCGCCCTTGGTGGCATCAGCATTGATGTTCACCACACGGCCGAGGTTGTCCTGGAGCTTGACCTTGCTCACGGCTGGGTCTTCCCCTCACCCAGGCTGCGGATCTCGCCCATGCGGTTGTCGCAGTCCTGCAGCACGATCAGGTTGGCGTTGTAGGCGGCCACCACCGCCTCAACCGTGCGGGACCTGGCGCGCTTGGCCGGGCACGGTTTGGTCAGGCGGGCGTCGACGGGCACCAGCTTCTCGACGGGGACGTGAACCACCTCGGGTAGCTTCGGCCGCTCCGGTTTGTGGGTGCAGCCGGCCAGCACCAGCAGCATCAAAGCAGCGGGATGGAATCGCACAGGGTCTGCTCCAGTTGTGCCCGGCACGCGGGCTGGGTCTTGGCGGCCTCCAGGGCCTTCTCCGCGGCAGTGGCGCGTCGCTGACCCTCAGCCGCTGCCTTTTCGGCACGGCGGGCCGCAGCATCGGAGGCCTTTCGGGCTGCCTCGGCCGCATCGATCGACGCCTGGGTCTGCCTGTTCACTTCCTGCAGCAGCTGGCCGGCGGCGGTGGCCGCGCGAAGATTCTCGTCGGAAGCGGCCTGGGCCTTGTCGCGCTGCTTCTCGGCAGCGGCGATCAGAGCCTGGTCCTTCTTGATCCGGTAATCCGACCCGAGCCGGGCGCCCATCAGAATCAAGGCTGCTGCCACTGCCGCCCATAGGGCCGCAGTGATCAGCTTCGCGTAGGGTTGCAGCGGGTCAGGGATCAGCACGGCCGCTGTCCTGCTGGCCGCTGTGCATATGCCATCAGCGGGGCTCCAGGCTTCACGCACAGCACCGCCATGGGATCGCTCTTGATGTCGCGGGGATCACGCGGCATCCCGGTGTAGGGGTTGTGGGTGATGGGCTTCATGCCGCTGGACCTGCTTCAGCGACCTCGTACTCAGCACGGGCGCGATTGACACGGGACAGCAGCGCGTTCCAGTAGCCGACCATGCACTTGCCCTGCGCATCCAGATCGGCGCGCTCGTCTTCCGACAGGCTGGAGTAGATGTCGGTGCCCTGGAACTTGCCGAGCTTGCTGATCTTGTCGTTCAGCTGCTCCAGTTCGCCGACCATGCGCTGCACATGCGGCGGCAGATGACCGACGTGGCCGATCGGCAGGTAGGCCGCTTCGAACACATCCTTGGGCGACCAGCTGATGTAGCCGTCGGCGTACTTCACCGAGTATCCGTCCGCGCCGTCCTTCTGTGCGGGCCATGCCTCGATGATCTTCGAACCGATGTAGTGCTGGGTCATACGCCCTCCTTTGGGCTCTTGGGTTTCTGCTTGAAGCTGGTGGCCACGGGAACCAGGAAGGCGCCGCCGACGGCCAGGCCGCCCAGCACGATCAGGCCCCACTCGGGGAACAGGTTCTGCGCCCGCTCCGGCATCAGCGCGTAGGCGCCGAGCGCAGCGGCTGCGGCGGCAGCAAGGGTGGCCAGCCAGGTGCTGGCCCGGCCGGCGACGCCCTGCCAGTTGAATCGGTCCTTCACTTCAGCCCCCTGAGCTGTTTCAGCTCCTTGATGTCAGCCTTGTTCTGCTCGACCTGCACGGCCTGCTTGGCCAGCTCGAGCTTCAGCGCCGGCACGTCGGCCAGCTGCGTGTTGAAGGTCTGCAGCTGCTGCTGCACGGTGGCCATCTGCTGGTTCGTGACCTGCTGCTGGGTCAGCACCGCCTGCATGGAACTGATCAGCCAGTACCCGCCAGCAACGATGAATCCGGCGAAAGCGGTCACGAACCACTTTTCCACCGGGCCGAGGGAAACGCGGGTGCGGCCGTCCTGGCTCGGCTGGGCTTCCATGCTCATACGCCCCCACCCAGAGTGCCGCCGGCCTTCTTGTAGATCTGCCGCAGCTTCTCCAGGCTCTGCTCATGCTGGCCATAGCCGGCGCCCGGCAGGCTGGCCCACTCCTTGGCGCACAGGGCCACGGCGCGGTCGAATTGGCCGGCCTTCACCGCATCGAGCGCGCGGCGGCCGCGGATCAGTTCGATGCAGGCCTTGTCCTGGCTCAGCGGGCCGAAGTCCGGCAGCTTCAGCCGCGCCTGCAGCACGCTCCAGGTGCGCTGCAGGAACTGGTAGCGGCCGGCCGCGGTGGACTTCAGCGTGGCGTTGAGCCGCACCAGCTTGCCGGGGTGCTTGCTGAGGTCGGTGAACAGGCCGCCGCCCACCAGGACGTCGTAGCCGTTCTGCTTAGTCGGCTGCCGGCCGTTATCGGTCCCTTCGGACCAGGCCAGCATGTCCAGGAACGCCACGACGTTCTGCCCGCCCGCCTCCTGTGCTGTGATTCGTGCCACTGTCGGCCCCCTTGGAAGTGATGGGCCTACGGTGCCTTTTGGGGGGCGGCGATCAATGGGAGGAATCCGTTCTCCGGTAGAGTTGGCGGCGCCAACCAACCCAACCACTACCGGAGACGGACAGATGGAACTACTTGACAGGGCATACCAGCTGCAATTGCTCCAGCGTTTGGCCGAGAGCTACCCGGAGCCAGTCGATGCAGGGACGATGGCCCAGGGTGAGTTCAATAGGGCCAACGTGAACATCGCCTACTTGCATGAGCACGGTCTAGTGAAGGGCCAATGGCTTGGCAGCTTGGACCGTGGAAACATGCTCATGCAGGCAACCATTACCGCTCGAGGTATGGATTTTCTGGCTGACGATGGCGGATTGGGCGCAATCCTCGGTGTCGTCACGATCAAACTTCACGACGACACGCTAAAGGCACTCATCGAGGCCAAGGTGCTCAGCTCGGATCTGCCTCCGCCCGATAAGCAGCGATTCCTCGATCAGCTTCGAGAGCTGCCGGGCGAGACCACCAAACACCTTGTACTGAAGCTGGTGGATGCCGGTCTGGACAACTGGCAGAAAGCACTGCCACTGCTTCAAAACATGCTGGGCTAGACGCGACCCGCCGGAACAGGATGACGGCATCGGCATGCAGCGGAACGGTGAACTCGTCGTCGGGGCACCCCGGCCACTCAATGAACATGCCTTTCCCGGTGACGACGATGGCGGCTGACAGCATGGCGGCCTCTGGACTGAACGATACGGGCCACCCTACCCCCCGGCCCCTGCCCTTCAATGGGCGCGGGGGGCGGCCGGGGCTGGTGGTACCATCCGGGTAACGCAGGGAGGCATCATGGGCTGGAAGGGAATAGTAATTTTGGCAGCTACCGTTGTGCTTGGCGGGTGCTCGACATTTGGACAGCCGGCGTACTGCTCAGGGATGCTGGAACAGAATCGTGCTGTGATGGCTGCGAAGAGTGACGTTTCAATCGCCTACATCGCAACAGCACTTGCGAAGCTTGAGTACGGTGGCGAATGCGCGTGCCCCGATGACAAGGACTCCATCGGAGAGGTCTGCGGTGGAAGAAGCGCGTACAGCCGCATGGGGGGATCCCAGCCATACTGCTACGCCGATCAGGTCCCGGCCTGGGTCATACCGCGCGTCAGAGAGGCGTCCGCTCATGAGGCACTCCCCTTTGAATGCGGTGGCAGCGGCACGACCCAACTACTCGACTTCTAACAAGGAACTGAAAATGGACGACAGATTCAAGGATGCGGGGCAGTTCCACCCGGAGAAGGCGTGGAGCGAGATCCGGCGGAAGGACTGGGAGCGGAAGCACGAGGCCAGCCTTGGACTCAAAGGCTGGGGCCTGTTGATAGCGCTATTTTTGTCGATTGTCGGTACCGTTGTTTGCGCCCTTCTGTTCGTCGGGCATTACTTTCTCTAGTTCTGCGGCAATGTCCGCCAGTTTTTGATCACCAGTGCTGGACGCAATGTTGCGCAAGGATGCGAGCGATCCGATCACCGACCCTACTGGCGCCGTGGTCGCTCGAGAAAGCCAGCGCACAGCTGGCGGGTAGGTCAAGATGCGGGCAGCGACATTCGCCCCCGCTCCACCTAGCAGCAGAGTGCCTGTGGATGTACCAGTAAGGTCCATCAGCGAGGCCACCAGCGCGGCACCATAGGTATACGCTGCAGCGCGATTTCCTGTGCCGCTCGGGTTGGCGAACACCTGCGACCCGCTCTTGATGTTGTCGGCCACCCGGGCGATCTGGTCCATATCCTTGGCGAAGCCCGGCCCGTAGTGGCCGAACAGCTCCCGCCTCGCCTCGTCGGAAAGCTTGCTCCAGTTGGTCATAAACGTGCCGGGGCTGAACTGCTCGGCAGGCAGCCCGGCCTGGCCCGGCGTTGGTCGGCCCATCCGGTTCAGCACCGCGGCCGTCAGGGACTTCTTCCCGTCATCCGGCAGAGCCTCCATCACTCGCTTCAGCGTGGTGCCGCCCTCGCCAGCGCCGGCCATCACCGCGTTGTAGACCTTCTCCGGGCCGCCGGCCTTGTTCACCACGCGCTCCAGCTGCTTCAGCTGCTCCTGCGTGGACTTGAAGTAGGCGTTCGCCCGCGCCAGCGCTGCCGGGGCCTTGCCGCCCTGTGCCTGCACCGCCGCCTCGATGTCGTCGCCCATGGCGCGGTACACGCCGCGCAGCTGCGACGTGGCGCGGTCAGGGGTCAGGGTGAAGTCGAACAGGCCATTGCCCAGGTTCGACCGCAGATCCTTGAAGGTCTGGTACGGCAGCGCGGTGCCACCGTCGCCCAGGTCGGATGCGATGTTGCGGGCCAGCTGCGTGACTTCGTCCGGGATCATCGATGCCGCAGAGGCAGGTGCACCGGGGTCCACAGCGGTCAGCCGTGCGAGTTCGGCATTGGTCCGGTCCAGGCGCACCGGGGTGTCCGGCGGCACCAGCTGGTCGACGGCGTCATACAGTGCCCGGCGGCGTGCAGTGACGTCGCCCTTGAAGGCTGCGACACCCTTCTCGATGGCCATGCCAGCGTTCTGTCGGGTGGGGTCTGCCGCCAGTGCGCGAGACCGCTCCCCGAGGTTCTTGGCGATGTCGTTGCCCTGCCCTTCGGCGAAACGGCGCATCACGCCCGAGCTGGTCGGCGCGCCCGCCAGCAGGTTCTCCACGCCCTGCAGGTTGGTGTTACCCGATGCCTGGCCGACGGATGGGGTCGTGCCCAGCGCTTCGAAGTCGGCGATGGAGTTCCGCATGGCCTCACCGGACCGGCCACGCACGGCACCTCGAACTGCTGCAGCGCCGCCCTGCATGAGAGCCGCCGGGCCAATGCCGCCGGCAAGTGCGGCCGCCAGCTGGCCAGCAGGACCTGCGCCACTCTCTCGGGCCAGCCCGGCCGCACCAGAACTGCCGATCGTGCTGATCGCCTGCAGCACTGGCTGAGCAGTGAGGAATTCTCCAGCGCGCTCGGCAAGACCAGGTACTGCCGTAGGCGCCGGTGCAGCTGAAGTCAGCGTGGGTGCCACCGCACGCCCTGCATTGAGGGCTGCACCGCCGCCAAGCGTCAGTGCGGTACCGGTCAGCGCCTCGCCGACATCGCCCAGCACGCGGTCGCCGGCGGTCTGCGCCTGTGGCAGGCCCAGCACATCGGCCAAGCGCGCAGCATTGTCCCGGAAGCTGGCCACGGGGCGGCCGGTAATCTTCGTCTCCAGCGCGCCGAGGGCGTCACCGCCCAGCGCACCGAGCAGGCTGCCGCCTCCCTGGAGGATTGAGCGCAGGCCGAAGGCAGCATCACGCCCCATGCCGTACTCCCAGCCATCGGGTGCCACGGCCTGCACCGGCGGCAGATCCGTGATTGGAGGCTTGGCAGCCGGAGCCTGAGACCCCTGCTCCGCGTCCCGCTGGGCCTTGTACGCCTGTGCGAGCCGCCGAGCATCTTCGGTGTTGCCGGCGGCATCAGCGGCACGCAGGGCCTGTTCCAGTTGCTCCAGAGTGGCCATCAGCGGACCCCATACTTGCCGAGAATATCATCCACACCGCCGCCAGCGGAGGGTGCAGCGGTTGGCGCAATGCTGACGCCTTGGAGCTCGGTCACGAAGTCACGCAGCTGAC harbors:
- a CDS encoding crAss001_48 related protein, with amino-acid sequence MTQHYIGSKIIEAWPAQKDGADGYSVKYADGYISWSPKDVFEAAYLPIGHVGHLPPHVQRMVGELEQLNDKISKLGKFQGTDIYSSLSEDERADLDAQGKCMVGYWNALLSRVNRARAEYEVAEAGPAA
- a CDS encoding glycoside hydrolase family 24 protein; translation: MLAWSEGTDNGRQPTKQNGYDVLVGGGLFTDLSKHPGKLVRLNATLKSTAAGRYQFLQRTWSVLQARLKLPDFGPLSQDKACIELIRGRRALDAVKAGQFDRAVALCAKEWASLPGAGYGQHEQSLEKLRQIYKKAGGTLGGGV
- the lysC gene encoding Rz1-like lysis system protein LysC; translation: MLLVLAGCTHKPERPKLPEVVHVPVEKLVPVDARLTKPCPAKRARSRTVEAVVAAYNANLIVLQDCDNRMGEIRSLGEGKTQP